In Populus alba chromosome 1, ASM523922v2, whole genome shotgun sequence, a single window of DNA contains:
- the LOC118033865 gene encoding RING-H2 finger protein ATL20: MAPPVFFLFLLFLQKATSNNTTCHNPCLRNSLEVRFPFGFDNNRCSYPGFKLSCDDKNQIITLDLPNIGNFTVRNINYGRQTVTITDPQNCLAKKFIDSSFDLSGSPFIPEYYNRFFTFLNCSSNSTTVISGIRRVNCLSNENFTVVTLPTDIYESFPDFIPPFCTELKKRVPVPVPWYRWSDSETRLIWNEPYCLPCEVDGGTCQFKGTTGLTIDCNGQSKGPLPRSAKYGIIIGAGIPGLLCIIGIGSYVFGRLKARSSGSESTMEMSTSVAPRPCVVVAGLDGPTIESYPKTQLGDSGRLPKPNDNTCPICLSEYQPKDTLRTIPDCNHYFHANCVDEWLKMNATCPLCRNSPDGSSVMTHYRQHHR; this comes from the exons ATGGCTCCTCCAGTATTCTTCCTCTTTTTACTCTTCCTTCAAAAAGCAACCAGCAACAACACCACTTGCCATAATCCATGCCTTAGAAACAGCCTAGAGGTTCGATTCCCTTTCGGATTTGACAACAATAGATGCAGCTATCCAGGTTTCAAGCTCTCATGCGACGATAAAAACCAGATCATAACCCTAGACCTTCCAAACATAGGCAACTTCACTGTCCGAAACATCAACTACGGTAGGCAAACAGTAACTATAACAGACCCACAAAACTGCCTCGCGAAGAAATTCATAGACTCATCATTTGACCTGTCAGGATCCCCCTTCATTCCTGAATACTACAATCGTTTCTTCACCTTCCTTAATTGCTCATCAAATTCTACCACCGTTATATCAGGGATAAGGCGCGTTAATTGCCTTAGCAACGAGAATTTCACTGTTGTGACCTTGCCAACAGACATTTACGAGTCGTTTCCTGATTTCATACCACCTTTTTGTACAGAACTGAAGAAAAGAGTGCCGGTTCCTGTTCCTTGGTATCGGTGGTCAGATAGTGAAACGAGATTAATCTGGAATGAACCCTATTGTCTGCCGTGTGAAGTGGACGGTGGGACCTGTCAATTCAAGGGGACTACTGGCCTGACCATTGATTGCAACGGTCAAAGCAAAG GTCCTCTCCCAAGAAGTGCAAAATATGGCATCATAATAGGTGCCGGAATACCAGGACTGCTATGCATCATTGGTATCGGCTCTTACGTGTTTGGAAGACTTAAGGCACGTAGCAGCGGCAGTGAATCCACCATGGAAATGTCTACCTCAGTTGCTCCACGGCCATGTGTGGTGGTTGCTGGTCTTGATGGTCCAACAATAGAATCTTACCCCAAAACCCAACTTGGTGACAGTGGAAGATTGCCTAAGCCTAATGACAACACTTGCCCTATATGTTTATCTGAGTATCAGCCCAAGGATACACTAAGGACTATCCCTGACTGCAACCATTACTTCCATGCTAATTGCGTAGATGAATGGCTTAAAATGAATGCAACGTGCCCGCTGTGTAGAAATTCACCGGACGGGTCATCTGTAATGACCCATTATCGTCAACACCATAGATGA